In the Drosophila takahashii strain IR98-3 E-12201 chromosome 3R, DtakHiC1v2, whole genome shotgun sequence genome, one interval contains:
- the LOC108068410 gene encoding DNA-directed RNA polymerase II subunit Rpb4 isoform X1: MSFMNPVDMVDEDAADLQFPKEFENAETLLISEVHMLLDHRKRQNESADEEQEFSEVFMKTYAYTDSFRKFKNKETIMSVRSLLMQKKLHKFELAALGNLCPEAPEEAKALIPSLEGRFEDEELRQILDDIGTKRSLQY, encoded by the exons ATGTCTTTTATGAACCCCGTGGATATGGTGGACGAAGACGCCGCAGACCTGCAGTTTCCCAAAG AGTTCGAAAATGCCGAGACGCTGCTGATATCGGAGGTGCACATGCTGCTCGATCATCGCAAGCGACAAAACGAATCCGCCGACGAGGAGCAGGAGTTCTCGGAGGTCTTTATGAAGACGTACGCCTATACGGATAGTTTTCGGAAGTTTAAGAACAAGGAGACTATCATGTCTGTGCGAAG cttGCTGATGCAGAAGAAGCTGCACAAATTCGAGCTGGCTGCCCTGGGTAATCTGTGCCCGGAGGCGCCCGAGGAAGCCAAGGCGCTGATTCCCTCGCTGGAGGGTCGTTTCGAGGACGAGGAGCTGCGCCAAATACTTGACGATATCGGCACTAAACGCAGCTTGCAATACTAA
- the 14-3-3epsilon gene encoding 14-3-3 protein epsilon isoform X3, translating to MTERENNVYKAKLAEQAERYDEMVEAMKKVASMDVELTVEERNLLSVAYKNVIGARRASWRIITSIEQKEENKGAEEKLEMIKTYRGQVEKELRDICSDILNVLEKHLIPCATSGESKVFYYKMKGDYHRYLAEFATGSDRKDAAENSLIAYKAASDIAMNDLPPTHPIRLGLALNFSVFYYEILNSPDRACRLAKAAFDDAIAELDTLSEESYKDSTLIMQLLRDNLTLWTSDMQAEDPNAGDGEPKAEIQDVEDQDVS from the exons ATGACTGAGCGCGAGAACAATGTGTACAAGGCAAAGCTGGCCGAACAGGCCGAGCGCTACGACG AAATGGTTGAGGCCATGAAGAAGGTCGCCTCCATGGACGTCGAGCTGACTGTCGAGGAGCGAAACCTGCTGTCGGTGGCGTACAAGAATGTGATCGGAGCACGGCGGGCCTCGTGGCGCATCATCACCTCGATCGAACAGAAGGAGGAGAACAAGGGCGCCGAGGAGAAACTGGAGATGATCAAAACCTACCGGGGACAGGTTGAGAAGGAGCTGCGCGACATCTGCTCGGATATACTGAACGTGCTCGAGAAGCATCTCATTCCATGCGCCACATCCGGCGAAAGCAAAGTATTCTACTATAAGATGAAGGGCGACTACCATCGCTACCTGGCCGAATTCGCCACCGGTTCGGATCGCAAGGATGCGGCGGAGAACTCGCTGATTGCCTACAAGGCGGCCAGCGACATTGCCATGAACGATCTGCCCCCAACACACCCCATCCGCTTGGGCTTGGCATTGAACTTCTCG GTGTTCTACTATGAGATACTCAACTCGCCGGACCGCGCTTGCCGATTGGCGAAAGCCGCTTTCGATGATGCCATTGCCGAGCTGGATACGCTGAGTGAAGAGAGCTACAAAGACTCGACACTCATCATGCAGCTGCTGCGGGACAACCTCACATTATGGACGTCCGATATGCAGGCAGAAG ACCCCAACGCAGGTGATGGCGAGCCCAAAGCAGAAATCCAGGATGTTGAGGATCAGGATGTGTCGTAA
- the 14-3-3epsilon gene encoding 14-3-3 protein epsilon isoform X1, translating to MTERENNVYKAKLAEQAERYDEMVEAMKKVASMDVELTVEERNLLSVAYKNVIGARRASWRIITSIEQKEENKGAEEKLEMIKTYRGQVEKELRDICSDILNVLEKHLIPCATSGESKVFYYKMKGDYHRYLAEFATGSDRKDAAENSLIAYKAASDIAMNDLPPTHPIRLGLALNFSVFYYEILNSPDRACRLAKAAFDDAIAELDTLSEESYKDSTLIMQLLRDNLTLWTSDMQAEEVDPNAGDGEPKAEIQDVEDQDVS from the exons ATGACTGAGCGCGAGAACAATGTGTACAAGGCAAAGCTGGCCGAACAGGCCGAGCGCTACGACG AAATGGTTGAGGCCATGAAGAAGGTCGCCTCCATGGACGTCGAGCTGACTGTCGAGGAGCGAAACCTGCTGTCGGTGGCGTACAAGAATGTGATCGGAGCACGGCGGGCCTCGTGGCGCATCATCACCTCGATCGAACAGAAGGAGGAGAACAAGGGCGCCGAGGAGAAACTGGAGATGATCAAAACCTACCGGGGACAGGTTGAGAAGGAGCTGCGCGACATCTGCTCGGATATACTGAACGTGCTCGAGAAGCATCTCATTCCATGCGCCACATCCGGCGAAAGCAAAGTATTCTACTATAAGATGAAGGGCGACTACCATCGCTACCTGGCCGAATTCGCCACCGGTTCGGATCGCAAGGATGCGGCGGAGAACTCGCTGATTGCCTACAAGGCGGCCAGCGACATTGCCATGAACGATCTGCCCCCAACACACCCCATCCGCTTGGGCTTGGCATTGAACTTCTCG GTGTTCTACTATGAGATACTCAACTCGCCGGACCGCGCTTGCCGATTGGCGAAAGCCGCTTTCGATGATGCCATTGCCGAGCTGGATACGCTGAGTGAAGAGAGCTACAAAGACTCGACACTCATCATGCAGCTGCTGCGGGACAACCTCACATTATGGACGTCCGATATGCAGGCAGAAG AAGTAGACCCCAACGCAGGTGATGGCGAGCCCAAAGCAGAAATCCAGGATGTTGAGGATCAGGATGTGTCGTAA
- the LOC108054244 gene encoding ribosomal protein S6 kinase-like 1, with protein sequence MSLNLGGWIHSFTVTDTQEHKGGYTIYKITSIVFPRSVPQALTCLVVWKRFHDVKRLHRELSRRHKSLQLPGKLPVPTDSSYFKRFDAAVIQRRKEYILQLLDFAAQHPALYKCATFTQFFQETPSPSGSPLKKLYVERSLRLQTAESGCSGNGGSGTAAGAIADICDKLDLPYDHHDAGGITPLDPRCDKEQTSNDESNTEKETSTDDTKPDEAPSKRDYLRLLTPMASIESDDSDYIYEAALEFSHAVQAEVNLEYAEAHERYKHGVDLLLQGAKQDANEERRFIAKAKIAKYLARAEEIHANFLADNCATKKLQFQLSLDMTDGDSVTQLECPWNQLARYKVLQVLQERVMQVQCVTKSQQPAAIMKGIEKPASHSLTQSIFLPQQVPYMVQLLAYFQSEQKIFLLLRQAEGGRLYDYLQSYTPTGSKSVNYGELFPADQEQDEEEKPLTADSEVSDLVRSSQQLLKSVANTLSNLQAGVVTPKKQKADLNRIRSNPIPEQCLRQWACELAIAIHCLHGKGVILRDLHMANILLGAKGQLLLTYFYQNEGLSSDDNYVHKALSLEALANHFVAPERPLSFRSDWWSYGVVLYQLLLGVPYKVTHPGQLELYGCVQYPSESLEISDHAKDLLEQLLQLTPELRLDYDQLQAHAFFKGIDWQAVLQQGTVST encoded by the exons ATGAGTCTCAACCTGGGAGGATGGATCCACAGCTTCACCGTGACGGACACGCAGGAGCACAAGGGCGGCTACACCATCTACAAAATCACCTCGATT GTCTTCCCCAGGTCGGTGCCCCAGGCTCTGACCTGCCTGGTGGTGTGGAAGCGGTTCCACGACGTCAAGCGGCTGCATCGCGAGCTGAGCCGGCGCCACAAGAGTCTCCAGCTGCCCGGCAAGTTGCCCGTGCCCACGGATAGCTCTTACTTCAAGCGATTCGATGCGGCGGTCATCCAGCGGCGAAAGGAGTACATCCTGCAGCTCCTGGACTTTGCGGCCCAGCATCCGGCGCTGTACAAGTGCGCCACCTTCACGCAGTTCTTCCAGGAGACGCCCTCGCCCAGTGGTTCACCGCTGAAGAAGCTGTACGTGGAGCGATCCCTGCGGCTGCAAACGGCGGAGAGCGGCTGCAGTGGCAATGGAGGATCAGGGACGGCAGCTGGAGCCATAGCCGACATTTGCGATAAACTCGATTTGCCCTATGACCACCACGATGCGGGGGGCATTACGCCGCTAGATCCGCGATGCGATAAGGAGCAAACGAGCAACGATGAATCTAATACCGAAAAGGAAACAAGCACGGATGATACCAAGCCGGATGAAGCCCCCTCCAAGCGAGATTATCTGCGCCTTCTCACGCCCATGGCCTCCATAGAAAGCGACGACAGCGACTACATCTATGAGGCCGCCCTGGAGTTTAGCCATGCCGTCCAGGCGGAGGTCAATCTCGAGTACGCCGAAGCCCATGAGCGTTATAAGCATGGCGTGGACCTGCTGCTCCAGGGAGCCAAGCAGGATGCCAACGAAGAGCGCCGGTTTATAGCCAAGGCCAAGATAGCCAAGTATTTAGCGCGAGCAGAGGAGATACATGCCAACTTTCTGGCCGACAATTGCGCCACGAAGAAGCTGCAGTTCCAGCTCTCGCTGGACATGACGGACGGCGACAGTGTGACGCAGTTGGAGTGCCCCTGGAACCAGTTGGCCCGCTACAAGGTGCTGCAGGTGCTCCAAGAGCGGGTGATGCAGGTGCAGTGCGTGACGAAATCCCAGCAGCCGGCGGCTATTATGAAGGGCATTGAAAAGCCTGCAAGTCATTCGCTCACCCAGAGCATATTTCTGCCCCAACAGGTGCCTTACATGGTCCAGCTGCTGGCCTACTTCCAGTCGGAGCAGAAGATcttcctgctgctgcggcaGGCGGAGGGTGGCAGGCTGTACGATTACCTGCAGAGCTACACGCCCACGGGCAGCAAGTCTGTCAATTACGGGGAGCTGTTTCCCGCGGATCAGGAGCAGGATGAGGAGGAGAAGCCTCTCACCGCAGACAGCGAGGTCAGCGATCTGGTTCGCAGCTCCCAGCAGCTTCTAAAGTCCGTGGCAAACACACTGAGCAACCTGCAAGCGGGAGTTGTCACACCCAAGAAACAAAAAGCGGATTTAAATCGCATCAGAAGTAACCCAATCCCAGAGCAATGTCTGCGCCAGTGGGCCTGCGAGCTGGCCATCGCCATTCACTGTCTGCACGGCAAGGGCGTTATTCTGCGCGATCTGCACATGGCCAACATATTGCTGGGCGCCAAGGGGCAGCTGCTGCTGACGTATTTTTACCAGAACGAGGGTCTCAGTTCGGACGACAACTACGTGCACAAGGCGCTCAGTTTGGAGGCTCTGGCCAATCACTTTGTGGCGCCCGAGAGACCGCTGAGCTTCCGTTCGGACTGGTGGAGCTATGGCGTGGTGCTCTATCAGCTTCTGTTGGGTGTG CCCTACAAAGTTACTCATCCGGGGCAGCTAGAACTCTACGGTTGTGTCCAGTATCCCAGCGAGTCCCTGGAGATCTCCGATCATGCCAAGGACCTGCTGGAGCAACTGCTGCAGCTGACGCCGGAGCTTCGTTTGGACTACGATCAATTGCAGGCACATGCCTTCTTTAAGGGCATCGACTGGCAAGCGGTTCTGCAACAGGGAACTGTGTCCACGTGA
- the 14-3-3epsilon gene encoding 14-3-3 protein epsilon isoform X4 produces MTERENNVYKAKLAEQAERYDEMVEAMKKVASMDVELTVEERNLLSVAYKNVIGARRASWRIITSIEQKEENKGAEEKLEMIKTYRGQVEKELRDICSDILNVLEKHLIPCATSGESKVFYYKMKGDYHRYLAEFATGSDRKDAAENSLIAYKAASDIAMNDLPPTHPIRLGLALNFSVFYYEILNSPDRACRLAKAAFDDAIAELDTLSEESYKDSTLIMQLLRDNLTLWTSDMQAEGDGEPKAEIQDVEDQDVS; encoded by the exons ATGACTGAGCGCGAGAACAATGTGTACAAGGCAAAGCTGGCCGAACAGGCCGAGCGCTACGACG AAATGGTTGAGGCCATGAAGAAGGTCGCCTCCATGGACGTCGAGCTGACTGTCGAGGAGCGAAACCTGCTGTCGGTGGCGTACAAGAATGTGATCGGAGCACGGCGGGCCTCGTGGCGCATCATCACCTCGATCGAACAGAAGGAGGAGAACAAGGGCGCCGAGGAGAAACTGGAGATGATCAAAACCTACCGGGGACAGGTTGAGAAGGAGCTGCGCGACATCTGCTCGGATATACTGAACGTGCTCGAGAAGCATCTCATTCCATGCGCCACATCCGGCGAAAGCAAAGTATTCTACTATAAGATGAAGGGCGACTACCATCGCTACCTGGCCGAATTCGCCACCGGTTCGGATCGCAAGGATGCGGCGGAGAACTCGCTGATTGCCTACAAGGCGGCCAGCGACATTGCCATGAACGATCTGCCCCCAACACACCCCATCCGCTTGGGCTTGGCATTGAACTTCTCG GTGTTCTACTATGAGATACTCAACTCGCCGGACCGCGCTTGCCGATTGGCGAAAGCCGCTTTCGATGATGCCATTGCCGAGCTGGATACGCTGAGTGAAGAGAGCTACAAAGACTCGACACTCATCATGCAGCTGCTGCGGGACAACCTCACATTATGGACGTCCGATATGCAGGCAGAAG GTGATGGCGAGCCCAAAGCAGAAATCCAGGATGTTGAGGATCAGGATGTGTCGTAA
- the LOC108068415 gene encoding uncharacterized protein: MDGKGRETDKSPTAVQLQNVARVSAMALQLQIEKLKGLDNYKAWSMTVRAYLESEELWTVVENGPENNEESLLKDKRAKFLILCLIETKLCQFMVSIRTARDLWNYLRTQHSLR; this comes from the exons ATGGATGGCAAAGGTAGAGAAACAGACAAAAGCCCAACTGCGGTTCAGTTGCAAAACGTAGCTCGAGTCTCTGCGATGGCACTGCAGCTGCAAATCGAGAAGCTCAAAGGTTTGGACAACTACAAGGCCTGGTCGATGACGGTGCGGGCGTATCTGGAGTCCGAGGAGCTCTGGACGGTGGTGGAGAATGGTCCGGAGAATAACGAGGAG TCCCTGCTGAAGGACAAGCGAGCCAAGTTCTTGATCCTCTGCCTGATCGAGACCAAGTTGTGCCAATTCATGGTCAGCATTCGCACGGCCCGGGATCTGTGGAACTACTTGCGCACCCAGCACTCGCTGCGCTAG
- the moi gene encoding protein modigliani: MNQEAVVPPEYCHFFKTLLVEELELETDLQKLHYGQCAVIGRLVLESKFYRLENVRVKSLPENLSLPEGTISLLLLGLTREKAVEQSVSIGSYCIVRGEVVLCNVVHANSRTLTARGVHEKVSSLSHDPAAQKEFLSWLRLTHKPAIDLWFIQSIDRPEDLLCRRLEIRGLTVR; the protein is encoded by the exons ATGAACCAGGAGGCGGTAGTACCACCCGAGTACTGTCACTTCTTCAAGACCCTGCTGGTGGAGGAGCTCGAGCTGGAGACGGACCTTCAGAAGCTGCACTACGGCCAGTGCGCAGTAATTGGACGACTGGTGCTCGAGTCGAAATTCTATCGCTTGGAAAACGTGCGCGTTAAGAGCCTGCCAGA GAACCTATCCCTGCCCGAGGGCACCATATCCCTGCTCCTTTTGGGACTCACCCGCGAGAAGGCCGTCGAGCAGAGCGTGTCCATCGGTTCCTATTGCATTGTGCGCGGCGAAGTGGTCCTCTGCAATGTTGTGCATGCCAACAGTCGCACACTGACCGCCCGCGGAGTCCACGAAAAGGTCTCCAGTCTGTCCCACGATCCTGCCGCCCAAAAGGAGTTCCTCAGCTGGCTGCGGCTCACCCACAAACCGGCCATCGACTTGTGGTTTATCCAGTCCATCGACCGACCCGAAGATCTGCTTTGCCGCAGGCTGGAGATCCGGGGGCTGACCGTGAGATGA
- the Tgs1 gene encoding trimethylguanosine synthase, with product MNTHYLTSSRTNPQFYIFSQLLGQDLNWTSELCNWEAIQNVAWEEFWQREGHELLEQKWHKRFPEYKQLIEVVTPEEQELWQELWEKHASDSSAKFWHIFSCAFENYQHDLAKSFGLLEQDLENLSLDTKPRKIKPRKTTESEQEDSYLTANDDPEDIDEEQQLLLLGLPTCFASKAIQKNRKQRKPQVESSSSDSEDSDELFNMENDENRALHGVQSGGIKKNKRRQRQANKLKARMPDFMQEENSKMVKYWFKRFSLFSRFDQGIRLDRESWFSVTPEKIAKQTARRLACDLIVDAFCGCGGNAIQFANTCGRVIAVDIDAEKLAMAKHNAGIYGVAHKIEFVHADFLQFAASTRIRPNVVFLSPPWGGPDYQKQALFDIEKSLLPVGASHLMQISRRLAADVAFFLPRNSDMKQVIALSGAGQQCEVEHNYLDTRMVAMTAYYGRGIIRSQ from the coding sequence ATGAACACACACTACCTGACCAGTTCGCGCACCAATCCGCAGTTCTACATATTCAGCCAGCTCCTTGGCCAGGACCTCAATTGGACTAGCGAGCTGTGCAACTGGGAGGCGATTCAAAACGTCGCCTGGGAGGAATTCTGGCAGCGTGAGGGGCACGAACTGCTGGAGCAGAAGTGGCACAAGCGGTTTCCCGAGTACAAGCAACTAATAGAGGTGGTCACGCCGGAGGAGCAAGAACTTTGGCAGGAACTGTGGGAGAAACACGCCAGCGATTCGAGCGCCAAGTTCTGGCACATCTTTAGCTGTGCCTTTGAGAATTACCAACACGATTTGGCCAAATCATTTGGTCTCTTGGAACAGGATTTAGAGAACTTGAGCCTTGACACTAAGCCAAGAAAGATCAAACCACGAAAAACAACAGAAAGCGAGCAGGAGGACTCCTATTTGACGGCCAACGACGATCCCGAAGATATAGACGAGGaacagcagctgctgcttttgGGTTTACCCACTTGCTTTGCCTCTAAAGCAATTCAAAAGAACCGAAAGCAAAGAAAGCCTCAAGTGGAATCTTCTAGCAGCGATAGCGAGGATAGTGACGAACTGTTCAACATGGAAAACGATGAAAACCGCGCTCTCCATGGCGTTCAAAGTGGTGGCATCAAAAAGAACAAACGCCGGCAAAGGCAGGCCAACAAACTCAAGGCCAGGATGCCCGATTTCATGCAGGAGGAGAATAGTAAAATGGTCAAGTACTGGTTCAAGCGCTTCTCCCTGTTCTCCCGCTTCGACCAGGGCATCCGGCTGGACCGCGAGAGCTGGTTCTCGGTGACGCCCGAGAAGATTGCCAAGCAGACGGCCCGTCGATTGGCCTGCGACTTGATCGTGGATGCCTTTTGTGGCTGCGGCGGCAATGCCATTCAGTTCGCCAACACCTGCGGACGCGTAATTGCGGTGGACATCGATGCCGAGAAGTTAGCCATGGCGAAGCACAATGCCGGCATTTATGGAGTGGCCCACAAAATCGAGTTTGTTCATGCCGATTTCCTGCAGTTTGCGGCGAGCACCAGGATTCGCCCGAATGTAGTGTTCCTAAGTCCTCCTTGGGGAGGTCCGGACTACCAAAAGCAGGCCCTCTTCGATATAGAGAAAAGTCTGCTGCCCGTGGGCGCCAGTCATCTGATGCAGATTTCTCGCCGACTGGCGGCCGACGTTGCCTTCTTCTTGCCACGCAACTCGGACATGAAACAGGTGATCGCGCTGAGTGGAGCGGGACAGCAGTGCGAGGTGGAGCACAATTATCTGGACACAAGGATGGTGGCTATGACTGCCTATTATGGTAGGGGAATTATAAGGAGtcagtaa
- the LOC108068411 gene encoding protein AAR2 homolog — MNKDNSSMQMDPQLALRLLADGGVLVIAGVPEGTEFGIDLCAYTIGPDFRGVKMIPPGVHYVWCASRGPYGDAAPRVGFVHFFHPNEIVVREWDHELEELRPRRIAEPEVERDRIRKNLAQLERMLAPYDYRYVVQWKELSGSVTEECVERCRPTEGTIRTNIELQSCPDAERPRGVVGASSISRRNAAARLLLDESELLPDLKPVEGTAPRFSKVPQRVPQDAPPADVSRHAMDCIEAVDKLLDSFDTADGLIEELQLAYVFFLVGYSVESLAHWRKILGLLAHSETAVTQHKLAYMKYSEVLAHQLPHLPEELMVPGPHNTVYKDVRELLVNLHAGGLSVSGERLAKRLERKLGWAFEGLLDEDPEDQPVVIELPEP, encoded by the coding sequence ATGAACAAGGACAACTCCAGCATGCAGATGGACCCCCAATTGGCCCTTCGCCTCCTGGCCGACGGCGGAGTGCTGGTCATTGCCGGCGTGCCCGAGGGCACGGAATTCGGCATAGATCTGTGCGCCTACACAATTGGTCCGGATTTCCGAGGCGTCAAGATGATTCCACCAGGCGTCCACTACGTTTGGTGCGCCTCCCGCGGTCCATACGGCGATGCAGCTCCTCGCGTCGGCTTCGTGCACTTCTTCCATCCCAACGAGATTGTGGTGCGCGAATGGGATCATGAACTGGAGGAACTGCGTCCGCGGCGGATTGCCGAACCGGAGGTGGAACGCGACAGGATCCGCAAGAACCTGGCGCAGTTGGAGCGAATGCTGGCGCCCTACGACTACCGCTACGTGGTCCAGTGGAAGGAGCTCAGCGGCAGCGTGACGGAGGAGTGCGTGGAGCGCTGTCGTCCGACGGAGGGAACCATTCGCACCAACATCGAACTGCAATCCTGCCCGGATGCCGAGCGTCCCAGGGGAGTAGTGGGTGCGAGCAGCATCAGCCGGCGGAATGCGGCCGCCCGGCTTCTGTTGGACGAGAGCGAACTGCTGCCGGACCTAAAACCCGTGGAGGGAACAGCACCACGCTTCAGTAAGGTTCCCCAGCGTGTTCCCCAGGATGCCCCGCCGGCCGACGTCTCCCGTCACGCCATGGACTGCATAGAAGCTGTGGACAAGCTGCTCGACTCCTTCGACACCGCCGACGGACTCATCGAGGAACTGCAGCTGGCCTATGTGTTTTTCCTAGTTGGCTACTCTGTGGAGTCCCTGGCCCACTGGCGCAAGATTCTCGGGCTGCTGGCTCACTCGGAAACGGCGGTGACCCAGCACAAGTTGGCCTACATGAAGTACAGCGAGGTGCTGGCCCATCAGCTGCCTCATTTGCCCGAGGAACTAATGGTTCCCGGTCCACACAATACGGTGTACAAAGATGTACGCGAACTGCTGGTCAATCTGCATGCGGGCGGCTTGAGTGTCAGTGGCGAGCGGCTGGCCAAGCGACTGGAAAGGAAACTGGGATGGGCCTTTGAGGGCCTCCTAGACGAGGATCCCGAGGATCAGCCGGTGGTTATAGAACTTCCAGAGCCCTAG
- the LOC108068410 gene encoding transcriptional adapter 2A isoform X2: protein MSFMNPVDMVDEDAADLQFPKAALLHMFTTLNCLFAVEQVQRFAYARQDRNTRSCTVLYRPYTLHRQLEQLEELARDESSSVPVASNDSSRCATCRCSLAEPYIKCAECLDIVLCLQCFARGREVSSHRNSHAYIIVRDSIQVFAEEPHWTAREERILLKTLRTQGYGNWEAVSQALEQRHDPAEVRRHYHDCYFGGIFERLLKLQHARHSYLPERMPYVFKMRSLDPPRHDDIASMQFKLSAGYRCARGDFDTPYDTSAESLLSIMVDHRDHRGRDEDQEAAQSEAERGVTEELQLGLVRAYNNRLRERQRRYKIMRQHGLIMPNRTVSWISKYVNAFATDASCMRFLGFMQICPDPIQFDMLLESLRYNRELHTWLHKLYDLRQNGVRTLSGAKLYARLYKERQQAQRDYGRHKMDSFDWQHLVQHYESNRNGEHLPMGLSSKFFGMNTRRKASPIEIGDLPGYSKLDEGERKLCSVARLVPQSYLDYKNQLVSEHTKLGYLRLADARRLIKIDVNKTRQIYDFLLEHGHISRPPSYS, encoded by the exons ATGTCTTTTATGAACCCCGTGGATATGGTGGACGAAGACGCCGCAGACCTGCAGTTTCCCAAAG CGGCGCTCCTCCACATGTTTACCACATTGAATTGCCTCTTTGCAGTGGAGCAGGTTCAGCGATTCGCCTATGCCCGCCAGGATAGGAACACCAGGAGCTGCACGGTTCTTTATAGACCATACACTCTACACAGACAActggagcagctggaggaACTGGCGCGGGATGAGAGTAGCTCTGTGCCAGTGGCTTCTAACGACTCCAGTCGCTGTGCCACGTGTCGTTGCAGTCTCGCCGAGCCCTACATCAAGTGCGCCGAGTGCCTGGACATTGTGCTCTGCCTGCAGTGCTTCGCCCGCGGCAGGGAGGTCTCCTCGCACCGCAACAGTCATGCCTACATCATAGTTCGCGACAGCATCCAGGTTTTCGCCGAGGAACCTCATTGGACGGCCCGCGAGGAGCGCATTCTGCTGAAGACCCTGCGCACCCAGGGCTACGGGAACTGGGAGGCGGTGTCCCAGGCTCTGGAGCAGCGGCATGATCCCGCGGAGGTGCGACGCCACTACCACGATTGCTACTTTGGGGGGATATTCGAGCGGCTACTCAAGCTGCAGCATGCCAGGCACAGCTACCTGCCCGAGCGAATGCCGTATGTGTTTAAGATGCGCAGTTTGGATCCACCGCGACACGATGACATCGCCTCCATGCAGTTCAAGCTAAGTGCCGGCTATCGCTGTGCAAGGGGCGACTTTGATACGCCCTACGACACCTCCGCGGAGAGTCTGCTGTCCATAATGGTGGATCATAGGGATCACAGGGGCCGGGATGAGGATCAGGAGGCGGCGCAGAGCGAGGCGGAGCGCGGGGTAACCGAGGAACTGCAGCTGGGACTGGTGCGGGCATACAACAATCGATTGAG AGAGCGTCAACGCCGCTACAAGATCATGCGGCAGCACGGACTGATAATGCCCAATCGCACTGTCAGCTGGATTTCCAAGTATGTGAACGCCTTCGCCACCGATGCTAGTTGCATGCGCTTCCTGGGCTTCATGCAGATCTGCCCAGATCCCATTCAGTTCGACATGCTGCTGGAGTCGCTGCGATATAACAGGGAGCTGCACACCTGGCTGCATAAGCTCTACGATCTGCGACAGAACGGTGTGCGCACTCTTTCGGGAGCGAAGCTGTATGCCCGCCTCTACAAGGAGCGTCAGCAGGCGCAGCGGGATTACGGCAGGCATAAAATGGATTCCTTTGACTGGCAGCATTTAGTGCAGCACTACGAGAGCAACCGAAATGGAGAGCATCTGCCAATGGGCCTCAGTTCGAAGTTCTTTGGCATGAACACTCGCCGCAAGGCAAGTCCCATTGAGATTGGAG ATCTGCCTGGCTACTCCAAACTGGACGAAGGCGAGCGCAAGCTGTGCAGTGTAGCCCGTCTGGTTCCGCAATCTTATTTGGACTATAAAAACCAACTCGTTTCGGAGCACACCAAACTCGGTTATCTGCGACTGGCGGATGCGCGTCGGCTCATCAAAATAGATGTGAACAAAACGCGCCAGATCTACGATTTTCTGCTGGAACACGGCCATATTAGCAGGCCACCCTCCTACAGCTAA
- the 14-3-3epsilon gene encoding 14-3-3 protein epsilon isoform X2, which yields MTERENNVYKAKLAEQAERYDEMVEAMKKVASMDVELTVEERNLLSVAYKNVIGARRASWRIITSIEQKEENKGAEEKLEMIKTYRGQVEKELRDICSDILNVLEKHLIPCATSGESKVFYYKMKGDYHRYLAEFATGSDRKDAAENSLIAYKAASDIAMNDLPPTHPIRLGLALNFSVFYYEILNSPDRACRLAKAAFDDAIAELDTLSEESYKDSTLIMQLLRDNLTLWTSDMQAEVDPNAGDGEPKAEIQDVEDQDVS from the exons ATGACTGAGCGCGAGAACAATGTGTACAAGGCAAAGCTGGCCGAACAGGCCGAGCGCTACGACG AAATGGTTGAGGCCATGAAGAAGGTCGCCTCCATGGACGTCGAGCTGACTGTCGAGGAGCGAAACCTGCTGTCGGTGGCGTACAAGAATGTGATCGGAGCACGGCGGGCCTCGTGGCGCATCATCACCTCGATCGAACAGAAGGAGGAGAACAAGGGCGCCGAGGAGAAACTGGAGATGATCAAAACCTACCGGGGACAGGTTGAGAAGGAGCTGCGCGACATCTGCTCGGATATACTGAACGTGCTCGAGAAGCATCTCATTCCATGCGCCACATCCGGCGAAAGCAAAGTATTCTACTATAAGATGAAGGGCGACTACCATCGCTACCTGGCCGAATTCGCCACCGGTTCGGATCGCAAGGATGCGGCGGAGAACTCGCTGATTGCCTACAAGGCGGCCAGCGACATTGCCATGAACGATCTGCCCCCAACACACCCCATCCGCTTGGGCTTGGCATTGAACTTCTCG GTGTTCTACTATGAGATACTCAACTCGCCGGACCGCGCTTGCCGATTGGCGAAAGCCGCTTTCGATGATGCCATTGCCGAGCTGGATACGCTGAGTGAAGAGAGCTACAAAGACTCGACACTCATCATGCAGCTGCTGCGGGACAACCTCACATTATGGACGTCCGATATGCAGGCAGAAG TAGACCCCAACGCAGGTGATGGCGAGCCCAAAGCAGAAATCCAGGATGTTGAGGATCAGGATGTGTCGTAA